A window of Streptomyces marispadix contains these coding sequences:
- a CDS encoding RDD family protein, with amino-acid sequence MNNRDAIGSWLSGPRAAAEDMGADFGHRGERLGLPAEGPRSIAPVGRRLGALFIDWAVSVLIGYGLFAGGDLHSADNWALAVFLVMSLLTVGTVGSTPGKRLLRLRVVAVEGLGRPALWRVAVRTVLLGLAIPALIWDRDGRGLHDRLSGTVQVRM; translated from the coding sequence GTGAACAACAGGGATGCCATCGGCTCATGGCTGTCGGGCCCGCGTGCCGCGGCCGAGGACATGGGCGCCGACTTCGGTCACCGCGGCGAGCGGCTGGGGCTGCCCGCGGAAGGCCCGCGCTCGATCGCGCCGGTCGGGCGGCGGCTGGGCGCCCTGTTCATCGACTGGGCGGTCTCCGTGCTGATCGGTTACGGGCTCTTCGCGGGCGGTGATCTGCACAGCGCCGACAACTGGGCGCTCGCCGTGTTCCTCGTGATGAGCCTGCTGACGGTCGGCACCGTGGGCAGCACCCCGGGCAAGCGGCTGCTGCGGCTGCGCGTGGTCGCCGTCGAGGGGCTGGGACGTCCGGCCCTGTGGCGGGTCGCGGTGCGTACGGTCCTGCTGGGGCTGGCGATTCCGGCGCTGATCTGGGACCGCGACGGGCGCGGTCTGCACGACCGGCTCTCCGGGACCGTGCAGGTGCGGATGTAG
- a CDS encoding SCO3933 family regulatory protein has protein sequence MRQIPVDTTAAAMMIAQPPQPKVINRQTGEIATDRDTGAKLMTVNVMFAMDGNAEVLNVTVPETGVADELTMGTPVALTGLIARPWENEFNGQKRHGISFRAVAVTSLSQAQSTAA, from the coding sequence ATGCGTCAGATTCCCGTAGACACCACCGCCGCCGCGATGATGATTGCCCAGCCTCCGCAGCCCAAGGTCATCAACCGTCAGACCGGCGAGATCGCCACCGACCGCGACACCGGCGCGAAGCTCATGACGGTCAACGTCATGTTCGCCATGGACGGCAACGCCGAGGTCCTGAACGTGACCGTCCCGGAGACCGGCGTCGCCGACGAGTTGACCATGGGCACGCCCGTCGCTCTGACCGGCCTGATCGCCCGTCCCTGGGAGAACGAGTTCAACGGTCAGAAGCGGCACGGCATCAGCTTCCGCGCCGTGGCGGTCACGTCCCTCTCGCAGGCACAGAGCACGGCGGCCTGA
- a CDS encoding tyrosine-type recombinase/integrase: protein MAGHIQDRWYKVESGTNGKPVKVKTDRHGAGMRYRARYVAPDGSERSRSFPDKQKRLAEQWLAQVSADMTRGQYVDPSAGRETFRQYATNWLASQTTDISTIDATELRLRLHVFPYIGSRSLSAFQPGHIRAWNKALIGAGLSASYRRVIFANVSAVFAAAVDDGIIIRNPCRAGSVRAPKLDGRKLKPWTSERVFAIRASLPAEYRTIVDVGAGCGLRQGEIFGLAIDEVDFLGGVVHVVRQVKMVKSALVFAPPKGGKLRDVPLPDAVASALAEHVTKRPPQEITLPWKTPDGPPVTASLVFFSRERKAMNRNYFNMHLWKPALVSAGVIGERQPGQQFEPSREHGMHALRHFYASVLLDAGENVKALAEYLGHSDPGFTLRTYTHLMPNRQARARRAVDMALGHSPEPSTMDVT from the coding sequence ATGGCCGGGCACATCCAAGACCGCTGGTACAAGGTCGAGTCGGGCACGAATGGTAAGCCCGTCAAGGTCAAGACCGACCGACACGGAGCGGGAATGCGCTACCGCGCTCGGTACGTCGCCCCGGACGGGAGCGAACGGAGCCGGTCCTTCCCGGACAAGCAGAAGCGTTTGGCCGAGCAGTGGCTGGCTCAGGTCTCCGCCGACATGACCCGTGGCCAGTACGTGGACCCATCTGCGGGAAGAGAGACATTCAGGCAGTACGCCACGAACTGGCTCGCTTCCCAGACCACCGACATCTCAACGATCGATGCCACGGAACTCCGACTCCGGCTGCACGTCTTCCCGTACATCGGCTCGCGTTCGCTGAGTGCCTTTCAGCCGGGCCACATTCGAGCCTGGAACAAAGCACTCATCGGTGCCGGACTGTCTGCCTCCTATCGGCGGGTCATCTTCGCCAACGTCTCGGCTGTCTTCGCTGCCGCAGTTGATGACGGCATCATCATCCGCAATCCGTGCCGGGCCGGTTCCGTCCGGGCACCCAAGCTGGACGGTCGCAAGCTCAAGCCGTGGACGAGTGAGCGCGTCTTCGCCATACGGGCCAGCCTCCCGGCGGAGTACCGGACGATCGTCGATGTGGGTGCCGGATGCGGGCTGCGACAAGGCGAAATCTTCGGGCTGGCCATCGATGAAGTCGACTTCCTCGGCGGAGTCGTGCATGTGGTGCGTCAGGTCAAGATGGTGAAATCGGCACTCGTCTTCGCTCCGCCCAAGGGCGGCAAGCTACGCGATGTGCCGCTACCCGACGCCGTGGCGTCCGCGCTCGCTGAGCACGTCACCAAGCGCCCTCCGCAGGAGATCACGCTTCCGTGGAAGACGCCGGACGGTCCTCCCGTGACGGCCTCGCTCGTCTTCTTCTCACGCGAGCGCAAAGCAATGAACCGGAACTACTTCAACATGCACCTCTGGAAGCCCGCCCTCGTCTCGGCAGGCGTCATCGGGGAACGGCAACCGGGCCAACAGTTCGAGCCGTCACGCGAGCACGGTATGCACGCACTGAGGCACTTCTACGCCTCGGTCCTTCTGGACGCCGGAGAGAACGTCAAGGCGCTGGCCGAGTACCTGGGCCACAGTGATCCAGGATTCACGCTGCGGACGTACACGCACCTCATGCCGAACAGGCAGGCGCGCGCACGGCGGGCCGTCGACATGGCTCTCGGCCACAGTCCCGAACCATCGACTATGGACGTGACATGA
- a CDS encoding FtsK/SpoIIIE domain-containing protein, whose product MNTLLIAAVIAGGLALLRWRRPAWFWLCLGLPLAAARVLLRYGSVMEACGLTVPPSRMRLAVARATRTEVPSSRVPRIIRLTPTRTGLVLRIKMRPGQDAFDFIASSDRLRHSFKMQGVTGREVKAGVVELRMTGYDVLKRVQMPARTETKTLRIPVSLREDGSIHYRDYREVPHSLNIGATQSGKSVYQRRLVTELASQPVALAGIDCKNGVELAPLARRFSALACNPDDALGLLDALLDRMEGIYEIIRREQRISSDVPDAEITADIWGLPEHLRPTPVVLLVDEVAELALFASKKEEKRRDAIVTALVRLAQLGRAAGIYVEICGQRFGADLGNGITLLRSQLTGRVSHRVNDEASARMVFGDISPDAMGATVQIPTDRPGTAVAAESSGGWVLTRTPYTTLRQAVNTCNRHAELTPELPELANWRPDLRISLVKTAAADELTSQAA is encoded by the coding sequence ATGAACACTCTTCTGATCGCCGCTGTGATCGCTGGTGGGCTGGCGCTGCTCCGGTGGCGCCGACCCGCCTGGTTCTGGCTATGCCTCGGGCTTCCGCTGGCCGCCGCGCGCGTGCTGCTCCGCTACGGCTCGGTCATGGAAGCCTGCGGGCTGACGGTCCCGCCGTCCCGCATGCGGCTCGCCGTGGCTCGGGCTACCCGCACCGAGGTTCCGTCCTCGCGAGTGCCGCGCATCATCCGTCTGACGCCGACCCGTACGGGCCTCGTCCTCCGGATCAAGATGCGGCCCGGACAGGACGCCTTCGACTTCATCGCCTCCTCCGACCGGCTCCGGCACTCCTTCAAGATGCAGGGCGTGACCGGCCGGGAGGTGAAGGCCGGTGTGGTCGAGCTGCGGATGACTGGATACGACGTGCTCAAGCGGGTCCAGATGCCCGCCAGGACCGAGACGAAGACGCTCCGCATCCCTGTCTCGCTCCGTGAGGACGGCTCGATCCACTACCGCGACTACCGGGAGGTCCCGCACTCGCTCAACATCGGCGCCACGCAGTCGGGTAAGTCCGTCTACCAGCGTCGGCTGGTGACCGAACTCGCCTCGCAGCCGGTCGCCTTGGCTGGCATCGACTGCAAGAACGGCGTGGAGCTGGCGCCTCTGGCCCGCCGCTTCTCCGCCCTCGCCTGCAACCCGGATGACGCGCTCGGACTCCTGGACGCGCTCCTCGACCGCATGGAAGGGATCTACGAGATCATCCGGCGCGAGCAGCGGATCAGTTCGGACGTGCCGGATGCGGAGATCACTGCCGACATCTGGGGCCTGCCTGAGCACCTGCGGCCCACCCCGGTCGTGCTGCTGGTGGACGAGGTCGCCGAACTCGCCCTCTTCGCCTCGAAGAAGGAAGAGAAGCGACGCGACGCCATCGTGACCGCCCTGGTGCGCCTGGCCCAGCTCGGACGGGCCGCCGGTATCTACGTCGAGATCTGCGGGCAGCGCTTCGGTGCCGACCTCGGCAACGGAATCACCTTGCTCCGCTCGCAGTTGACCGGCCGCGTCTCGCATCGCGTCAACGACGAAGCCTCCGCCCGGATGGTCTTCGGCGACATCTCGCCTGACGCCATGGGCGCCACGGTGCAGATCCCGACCGACCGCCCCGGTACGGCCGTTGCTGCCGAGTCCTCCGGCGGCTGGGTCCTCACCCGCACCCCCTACACGACGCTCCGGCAGGCCGTGAACACCTGCAACCGCCATGCCGAGCTGACCCCGGAACTGCCCGAACTGGCCAACTGGCGCCCGGACCTCCGCATCTCCCTCGTCAAGACAGCAGCCGCCGACGAGCTGACGAGTCAGGCCGCCTGA
- a CDS encoding mobile element transfer protein produces the protein MPARDFFHSVERIGPVQIGTHRSRRSGETRHAAVCTSERCGWSADYSNRSAAQLAARTHRCRVR, from the coding sequence ATGCCTGCCCGCGACTTCTTCCACTCCGTCGAACGCATCGGCCCCGTACAGATCGGCACCCACCGAAGCCGCCGATCCGGCGAGACCCGACACGCAGCCGTGTGCACCTCTGAGCGCTGTGGCTGGTCCGCCGACTACTCGAACCGGTCGGCCGCCCAGCTCGCCGCCCGCACCCACCGTTGCCGCGTCCGCTGA
- a CDS encoding NUDIX hydrolase, with product MARVDYFNDPDAPQANSIVPSVTAVARNESGKLLLIHKTDNGLWALPGGGVDVGESAPDAAVRETKEETGFDIEVTGLVGLFTDPAHVMAYDDGEVRQQFSICFSARIVGGRLRTSSESKEVAFVAPERLDELNIHPSMRLRIDHGLSERAEPYIG from the coding sequence ATGGCTCGCGTGGACTACTTCAACGACCCGGACGCACCGCAGGCGAACAGTATCGTTCCATCGGTCACAGCCGTAGCAAGGAACGAATCCGGAAAGCTGTTGCTGATCCACAAGACGGACAACGGCCTATGGGCTCTGCCGGGTGGCGGTGTCGACGTCGGCGAGTCCGCGCCCGACGCGGCCGTACGCGAGACGAAGGAAGAGACCGGGTTCGACATCGAAGTCACGGGCCTGGTGGGCCTGTTCACCGACCCCGCGCACGTCATGGCGTACGACGACGGCGAGGTACGACAACAGTTCTCGATCTGCTTCTCCGCCCGCATCGTCGGCGGCCGACTGCGAACGAGCAGCGAGAGCAAGGAAGTTGCCTTCGTCGCCCCGGAGCGGCTGGACGAGCTGAACATCCACCCGTCGATGCGACTGCGGATCGACCACGGCCTCAGCGAGCGGGCAGAGCCCTACATCGGGTGA
- a CDS encoding AbiTii domain-containing protein codes for MTKRAHSLVGEIERDALDDAVPLSTVLRKVIALGGAVNSDQLREWAGKELRGYEGDDEVPKYRVVGAPLKIDALIGPRQVTGQQISPNDLPSFAQKHIGEDVQLRMGVRELEDSANNINPEKGYVQLTPSRATDIAKVMDTASGEPFQTITALYWVVSKSSIVGVLDQVRTTLTELVAELRATVPDEDTDPSSEAVGNALHVAVTGSPKARITLTTAQSHGKSTIKNADASPDVSEDASFWTRNKKAAFIGGAVTVLAGVATILRLFL; via the coding sequence GTGACGAAGCGCGCACACAGCCTGGTTGGCGAGATTGAACGAGATGCTCTAGACGACGCGGTCCCCTTGTCCACCGTCCTGCGGAAGGTCATCGCGCTGGGCGGCGCCGTGAACTCTGACCAACTACGGGAGTGGGCGGGGAAAGAACTCCGCGGATACGAGGGTGATGATGAAGTTCCCAAGTACCGAGTCGTCGGGGCCCCGCTGAAGATCGATGCCTTGATCGGCCCTCGCCAGGTCACCGGGCAACAGATCAGCCCCAATGACCTTCCCTCGTTTGCCCAGAAACACATCGGCGAGGACGTCCAGCTGCGGATGGGGGTGAGGGAGCTCGAAGACTCTGCGAACAACATCAATCCCGAGAAGGGCTACGTGCAGTTAACTCCCAGCCGCGCCACAGACATCGCCAAGGTCATGGACACCGCCAGCGGCGAACCCTTCCAGACGATCACTGCCCTCTATTGGGTGGTCTCGAAATCCAGCATCGTTGGCGTCCTCGACCAAGTACGGACGACGCTGACCGAACTGGTAGCCGAGCTACGCGCGACGGTGCCCGACGAGGACACGGACCCTTCCTCTGAAGCCGTTGGGAATGCACTGCACGTTGCCGTAACGGGTTCCCCAAAGGCTCGCATCACCCTCACGACTGCACAGTCACACGGGAAGAGCACGATCAAGAACGCTGACGCCTCGCCAGATGTCAGCGAAGACGCTTCCTTCTGGACTCGCAACAAGAAGGCCGCGTTCATCGGTGGAGCGGTAACTGTCCTCGCTGGCGTCGCCACAATCCTGCGGTTGTTCCTCTAG
- the glnA gene encoding type I glutamate--ammonia ligase, producing the protein MFQNAAEAKKFIADNDVKFIDVRFCDLPGIMQHFTVPAESFDPDENLMFDGSSIRGFQAIHESDMALVPDLSTARLDPFRSEKHLNVNFFIHDPITGEQYSRDPRNVAKKAEAYLASSGIADTAFFGPEAEFYVFDDVRFETKANAGYYHIDSEAGAWNTGTIEDGGNRGYKVRYKGGYFPAPPVDHFADLRAEITLELNKAGLQVERQHHEVGTAGQAEINYKFNTLLAAADDLMLFKYIVKNTAWRNGKTATFMPKPIFGDNGSGMHVHQSLWSEGSPLFYDEQGYAGLSDTARYYIGGILKHAPSLLAFTNPTVNSYHRLVPGFEAPVNLVYSQRNRSAAMRIPITGSNPKAKRVEFRAPDPSSNPYLAFSALLMAGLDGVKNKIEPAEPIDKDLYELAPEEHAGVPQVPTSLPAVLDALEADNEYLQAGGVFTADLIDTWIEYKRENEIAPMQLRPHPHEFELYFDI; encoded by the coding sequence ATGTTCCAGAACGCCGCCGAGGCCAAGAAATTCATCGCGGACAACGACGTGAAGTTCATCGACGTCCGTTTCTGCGATCTGCCGGGCATCATGCAGCACTTCACCGTGCCTGCGGAGTCGTTCGACCCGGACGAGAACCTGATGTTCGACGGCTCGTCGATCCGCGGCTTCCAGGCCATCCACGAGTCGGACATGGCGCTGGTGCCCGACCTGAGCACGGCCCGGCTGGACCCGTTCCGCAGCGAGAAGCACCTCAACGTCAACTTCTTCATCCACGACCCGATCACCGGCGAGCAGTACAGCCGTGACCCGCGGAACGTGGCGAAGAAGGCCGAGGCGTACCTCGCGTCCTCCGGCATCGCCGACACCGCCTTCTTCGGCCCCGAGGCCGAGTTCTACGTCTTCGACGACGTGCGCTTCGAGACCAAGGCCAACGCCGGTTACTACCACATCGATTCGGAGGCCGGCGCCTGGAACACCGGCACCATCGAGGACGGCGGCAACCGCGGCTACAAGGTCCGCTACAAGGGCGGCTACTTCCCCGCCCCGCCCGTCGACCACTTCGCCGACCTGCGCGCCGAGATCACCCTGGAGCTGAACAAGGCCGGCCTACAGGTCGAGCGCCAGCACCACGAGGTGGGCACCGCCGGACAGGCCGAGATCAACTACAAGTTCAACACGCTGCTCGCCGCCGCCGACGACCTGATGCTCTTCAAGTACATCGTGAAGAACACCGCGTGGCGCAACGGCAAGACCGCGACGTTCATGCCCAAGCCGATCTTCGGTGACAACGGCTCCGGCATGCACGTACACCAGTCCCTGTGGAGCGAGGGCTCCCCGCTCTTCTACGACGAGCAGGGCTACGCGGGCCTGTCCGACACCGCCCGCTACTACATCGGCGGCATCCTCAAGCACGCCCCGTCGCTGCTGGCCTTCACCAACCCGACGGTGAACTCCTACCACCGCCTGGTGCCGGGCTTCGAGGCGCCGGTCAACCTGGTCTACTCGCAGCGCAACCGCTCCGCGGCGATGCGAATCCCGATCACGGGCTCCAACCCGAAGGCGAAGCGCGTCGAATTCCGCGCGCCCGACCCCTCGTCGAACCCGTACCTGGCCTTCTCGGCGCTGCTGATGGCGGGCCTCGACGGCGTGAAGAACAAGATCGAGCCGGCCGAGCCGATCGACAAGGACCTCTACGAACTCGCCCCCGAGGAGCACGCGGGCGTCCCGCAGGTCCCCACGTCCCTCCCGGCGGTCCTCGACGCCCTGGAGGCGGACAACGAGTACCTCCAGGCGGGCGGCGTCTTCACGGCCGACCTGATCGACACGTGGATCGAGTACAAGCGCGAGAACGAGATCGCCCCGATGCAACTGCGGCCGCACCCGCACGAGTTCGAGCTGTACTTCGACATCTAG
- a CDS encoding HD domain-containing protein yields the protein MPSSLDTPRGAAELAESLLPPLGNRWLHTQAVAERAREASPAVPEDERDLLVASAWLHDIGYAPELRETGFHPLDGARYLESLNAPRRLVCLVAHHSGAVYEAEQRGLVAELKPYEREDTPILDALIFADMTTGPAGERFDFDRRMDEILVRYERGSEVHNAISNARPYLGAAVQRTLDRLSPHGE from the coding sequence ATGCCCTCTTCGCTGGACACACCTCGCGGCGCTGCCGAGCTGGCCGAGTCGTTGTTGCCTCCGCTCGGGAACAGGTGGCTGCACACGCAGGCAGTCGCGGAGCGCGCTCGGGAGGCATCGCCAGCAGTGCCGGAGGATGAGCGGGACCTCCTTGTCGCCTCTGCCTGGCTGCACGACATCGGGTATGCCCCCGAGTTGCGGGAGACCGGCTTTCATCCCCTCGACGGTGCGCGCTATCTGGAGTCGCTCAATGCACCCCGCCGGCTTGTCTGTCTGGTCGCACATCACTCCGGCGCGGTGTACGAGGCAGAACAGCGCGGCCTGGTTGCCGAGTTGAAGCCATACGAGCGCGAGGACACTCCGATCCTGGACGCTCTGATCTTCGCCGACATGACGACTGGCCCTGCCGGTGAGCGGTTCGACTTCGACCGCCGCATGGACGAGATCCTCGTGCGCTACGAGCGAGGGAGCGAAGTACACAACGCCATCAGCAACGCACGGCCGTACCTTGGGGCGGCGGTGCAGCGGACGCTTGACCGCCTGTCTCCTCACGGTGAGTAG
- a CDS encoding helix-turn-helix domain-containing protein, with product MANERLRAAISAKGETVPSLAEHVGVDPKSVERWITLERTPHRSHRWKAASFLGVDEVYLWPAVEKQAETASTSELVTFYPNRGAVPGHLWESLIEKATSQVEILVYAGLFLFDSHPDLADQFAEKAKAGAKIRVLLGDPESVMIQQRGEEEGIGDSLAARAKLSQHYISPATGTPGVELRLHDTILYNSIYRFDDDMLVNPHVLGAPAGQNPVLHFRYLPGARTFRHYMRSFDYAWERSTPA from the coding sequence ATGGCGAACGAGCGTCTGCGTGCGGCGATTTCGGCAAAGGGCGAGACGGTCCCTTCGCTGGCGGAGCACGTCGGAGTGGACCCCAAGAGCGTCGAGCGCTGGATCACCTTGGAGCGGACACCGCACCGCAGCCACCGCTGGAAGGCGGCCAGTTTCCTCGGAGTGGACGAGGTCTATCTGTGGCCGGCCGTCGAGAAGCAGGCCGAGACGGCGAGCACGTCCGAGCTGGTCACGTTCTACCCGAACCGCGGGGCCGTGCCAGGCCACTTGTGGGAGTCGCTGATCGAGAAAGCGACAAGCCAGGTCGAAATCCTGGTCTACGCAGGACTGTTCCTCTTCGACAGCCATCCGGACCTTGCCGACCAGTTCGCCGAGAAGGCCAAGGCGGGGGCGAAGATCCGTGTTCTGCTAGGCGACCCCGAGTCAGTGATGATCCAACAGCGCGGCGAAGAGGAAGGGATCGGGGACAGCCTCGCTGCACGCGCGAAGCTGAGCCAGCACTACATCTCTCCGGCGACCGGCACACCGGGCGTCGAACTGCGGCTCCACGACACGATCCTCTACAACTCGATCTACCGGTTCGATGACGACATGCTTGTCAACCCGCACGTCCTAGGAGCACCAGCAGGACAGAACCCAGTCCTGCACTTCCGCTACCTCCCCGGAGCAAGGACATTCCGGCACTACATGCGCAGCTTCGACTACGCCTGGGAGCGCTCGACACCCGCCTAA
- a CDS encoding DUF2637 domain-containing protein — protein sequence MNRLPRVDAVLVQAVIAGALSFAHLHDIAAAAGQDGWKAWAYPVSVDLLLVAAWRRIRSLQAAGERCGLAWCWFVIALAASLGANVATAGLLDLEAVPAWLRILVAGWPALAFFGGTLLAHSPTGERESALSTQVERAATEDESPVLADELDRPELPEVEAAPAPVEPATPAPIPDVPPALITHARKLADAHQAQTGGPIDTDTLRARLGVPAPMADAIATQLT from the coding sequence ATGAACCGGCTGCCTCGGGTGGACGCCGTACTCGTCCAGGCCGTCATCGCCGGCGCCCTGTCGTTCGCGCACCTCCACGACATCGCCGCCGCTGCGGGACAGGACGGTTGGAAGGCGTGGGCCTATCCGGTCAGTGTGGACCTGCTGCTCGTCGCCGCATGGCGCCGTATCCGCAGCCTGCAAGCCGCTGGTGAAAGGTGCGGACTGGCCTGGTGCTGGTTCGTCATCGCGCTCGCCGCGTCGCTCGGAGCCAACGTGGCTACGGCCGGTCTCCTCGACCTGGAAGCCGTTCCCGCCTGGCTGCGCATCCTCGTTGCCGGTTGGCCCGCACTGGCCTTCTTCGGCGGAACGCTCCTGGCTCACTCACCCACGGGAGAGCGGGAGAGCGCGCTGTCCACTCAAGTCGAGCGAGCTGCGACCGAGGACGAGTCGCCTGTGCTCGCGGACGAGCTGGACCGCCCCGAGCTGCCGGAAGTCGAAGCCGCTCCGGCTCCGGTCGAGCCCGCAACGCCGGCACCAATTCCCGACGTACCTCCCGCCCTCATCACACACGCCCGGAAGCTCGCCGACGCCCACCAGGCGCAGACCGGCGGCCCCATCGACACCGACACACTCCGCGCCCGCCTCGGCGTCCCGGCCCCTATGGCCGACGCCATCGCAACCCAACTGACCTGA
- a CDS encoding helix-turn-helix domain-containing protein — translation MSVRRLPERYLTPVDLADLLGVPVETVYQWRRKHVGPRGFRVGRHLRYDPEDVRAWVAGQMEEAA, via the coding sequence GTGAGCGTCCGCCGCCTTCCTGAGCGCTACCTGACCCCTGTCGACCTGGCGGACCTCCTCGGCGTACCCGTCGAGACGGTCTACCAGTGGCGCCGCAAGCACGTCGGGCCCCGCGGCTTCCGGGTCGGTCGGCACCTGCGCTACGACCCCGAGGACGTACGCGCCTGGGTCGCCGGTCAGATGGAAGAGGCCGCCTGA
- the repSA gene encoding replication initiator protein RepSA: MTKPATFAGLDPVTIGDALRVAGSPDFARWEDQIRRTGGCSNPVHLTGWTLTKDKTTGETLHHYSTENEPGGRLRVACGNRRASRCQACARTYSADTYHLIRAGLAGDDTKDVPASVRDHPRVFATLTAPSFGRVHNRPAKRPCNCGVRHPEADPDLGTPLDPESYDYAGAVLFNNHAGQLWARFANRLRREIAARAGLSQRELREVCRISYGKVAEFQKRGAIHFHAVIRLDGADGPHDAPPSWARTSLLEDAIRAAARHSYTTVTVPAAGTEPTRSLRWGDQLDIRPVRAFGDGSELTEQAVASYVAKYATKAAENTGTLDRRIGELAELERHDVPEHTQRLIRACRDLDRLYPDRRLWAWAHMLGFRGHFSTKSRHYSVTLGSIRQARAVYRAAEQAAALGLEEIEPDTVLVLADWQYAGHGHTPGESALAAGIAQDLQLNRDTAREALTELERGGVW, encoded by the coding sequence GTGACCAAGCCCGCGACCTTCGCGGGCCTGGACCCGGTCACCATCGGCGACGCGCTGAGGGTGGCCGGGTCTCCCGACTTCGCCCGCTGGGAAGACCAGATCCGCCGCACCGGAGGCTGCTCCAACCCCGTCCACCTGACCGGCTGGACGCTGACCAAGGACAAGACCACCGGGGAGACGCTGCACCACTACAGCACCGAGAATGAACCGGGCGGACGCCTGCGCGTCGCCTGCGGCAACCGCCGTGCCTCCCGCTGCCAGGCCTGCGCCCGCACCTACTCCGCCGACACCTACCACCTCATCCGTGCGGGCCTGGCCGGAGACGACACCAAGGACGTGCCGGCTTCCGTCCGGGACCACCCGCGCGTCTTCGCCACCCTCACCGCACCGAGCTTCGGACGCGTACACAACCGCCCCGCGAAGCGGCCCTGTAATTGCGGCGTCCGACACCCGGAAGCAGACCCGGACCTCGGGACACCGCTCGACCCGGAGAGCTACGACTACGCCGGGGCGGTGCTGTTCAACAACCACGCCGGACAGCTCTGGGCACGCTTCGCCAACCGGCTCCGCCGTGAGATCGCTGCCCGTGCCGGACTCTCACAGCGGGAGCTGCGCGAGGTGTGCCGGATCTCCTACGGCAAGGTCGCGGAGTTCCAGAAGCGGGGCGCGATCCACTTCCACGCTGTGATCCGCCTCGACGGTGCGGACGGTCCCCACGACGCGCCCCCGTCCTGGGCACGGACCAGCCTCCTCGAGGACGCCATCCGTGCAGCCGCTCGACACAGCTACACGACCGTCACCGTTCCGGCGGCCGGCACCGAGCCCACCCGCTCGCTGCGTTGGGGCGACCAGCTCGACATCCGCCCCGTACGAGCCTTCGGGGACGGTTCGGAGCTGACTGAACAGGCCGTCGCCTCCTACGTCGCCAAGTACGCCACCAAGGCCGCCGAGAACACCGGCACCCTGGATCGCCGCATCGGCGAACTCGCCGAACTGGAACGGCACGACGTACCCGAGCACACCCAACGGCTCATCCGCGCCTGCCGCGACCTCGACCGCCTCTATCCCGACCGGCGGCTGTGGGCCTGGGCGCACATGCTCGGCTTCCGGGGCCACTTCTCCACCAAGTCCCGGCACTACTCCGTCACCCTCGGCTCGATCCGCCAGGCACGGGCCGTCTACCGCGCCGCCGAACAGGCCGCCGCCCTCGGCCTGGAGGAGATCGAGCCGGACACCGTGCTCGTCCTCGCCGACTGGCAGTACGCCGGACACGGCCACACCCCCGGCGAATCCGCACTCGCCGCCGGCATCGCCCAAGACCTGCAACTCAACCGCGACACCGCACGCGAAGCCCTGACCGAACTAGAACGAGGAGGTGTCTGGTGA